Below is a window of Oxyura jamaicensis isolate SHBP4307 breed ruddy duck chromosome 30 unlocalized genomic scaffold, BPBGC_Ojam_1.0 oxy30_random_OJ67772, whole genome shotgun sequence DNA.
GTTGGCGATGTGGTGCTTCACCAGCCCCCCGCCCAGGATGATCATCCCGGTCTTCCTGGCGAAGATGGCCTGCGTGTTGATGAGCCGCAGATCTGCGCCGAGGCGGCCGTCAGGGGACCCCAATATCTTTTTCTGGGGGGGTCCCAGCAGCCGCACGCCCCCCCCGGGACAAACTCACCCTCCACGATGTCCAGCACCAGCCCCGGGCGCTTGTAGGAGTGGAAGAAGATCATGTCCCCCAGCGAGCCGTCCGTCAGCGCCGGGCTCAGCACCGGGATCTTGTTCTGGAAGGGGGGAGGCGGTGACGGCTGGGGCCGAGCGGTGCCCCCAGGGGGGGTGTCTctgggggggggaggctcctccctgtcccccccctTACCTTCTGTGCCCAGTAGCACACCGACTCGGGGTTGTTGATCTCCTTGCCCAGCCGCGCAATCATCCGCGACGGCGTCCACCTCACGCCCTGCGGAGCCGGCGCCCTCAGGAccccgcagcccctggggggggggctcccggcTCCCCCCCACATAACTGGGGGGGatcctgcctgcccccccccctcacctgcGTCTCCTGCTCGTCCACCATCTGCTCCAGGATGGGCATCAGCCAGTCCTCGAACTTGCAGTAGTTGTCGTTGGGCACCAGCAGGTTCCCGatcctggggagggggaggggggacacACAGGGGTGTCCCCAGGCGCCTTTGGGtgtcccccggccccccggggggccc
It encodes the following:
- the DHPS gene encoding deoxyhypusine synthase: RPGPHRPPCPPPVSPPGVPPPQIAAKLEPLSEEERGRAELGGCPRAPSGCTIFLGFTSNLISSGVRETIRYLVQHGMVDVLVTTAGGVEEDLIKCLAPTYIGDFSLRGRDLRQNGINRIGNLLVPNDNYCKFEDWLMPILEQMVDEQETQGVRWTPSRMIARLGKEINNPESVCYWAQKNKIPVLSPALTDGSLGDMIFFHSYKRPGLVLDIVEDLRLINTQAIFARKTGMIILGGGLVKHHI